From one Leptidea sinapis chromosome 22, ilLepSina1.1, whole genome shotgun sequence genomic stretch:
- the LOC126970835 gene encoding WD repeat-containing protein 18, which translates to MANLMEVLITCDSNNTLWTCCVWDPHNGTNLMTYRGGGTAEPRTLSFIGKDYLAAVEKTKPILHVWPLNSQQPLQGIRFILPGKASSFAVSPDGAYCIAGIEEKIYLWQISSGSLLTILNRHYQRVNHLKFTSDGRFFVSSADDGMVMVWSLAAVAVNLQIELVTQSMAGQHDPVFIFSDHSLPVTDLCISKMGMHGRLSSVSSDRTCKIYDLSSGELLLNLIFDEPLSSICLDVLELNVFVGTIEGKIYKFSLTNPPRNRDVLINDIMNAVVFSSHTKAVNCLSVSLNGEILMSAGYDEQVILWHIKSRQPVRVIKHKGPITNAFFSLNYEKIYQQEFLPQTIIHSLERTLEKDSDDMNEIEILVNKKIEFWPQFEEVFESRTQNTETTIIHNNHIKSPELEDELKKLRIINSNLYKLSIEKVIATIPVANKSKKKKKKKH; encoded by the coding sequence atggCAAATTTAATGGAAGTATTAATAACATGTGATTCTAATAACACATTGTGGACTTGTTGTGTATGGGATCCACATAATGGAACAAATTTAATGACTTACCGCGGCGGAGGGACAGCCGAACCTCGAACTCTTTCATTTATTGGAAAGGATTATTTAGCAGCAGTTGAAAAAACTAAACCTATTCTGCACGTTTGGCCATTAAACTCACAGCAGCCCTTGCAGGGTATTCGTTTTATTTTACCTGGTAAAGCGAGTTCTTTTGCGGTATCGCCGGATGGCGCTTATTGTATAGCGGGCATCGaagaaaagatatatttatggCAAATATCATCAGGAAGCTTACTCACAATATTAAATCGCCACTATCAGAGAGTCAATCACTTAAAATTCACATCAGATGGTCGATTTTTTGTTTCATCTGCTGATGATGGAATGGTTATGGTTTGGTCATTAGCGGCTGTAGCTGTTAACCTCCAAATAGAATTAGTAACACAATCAATGGCTGGACAGCATGATcctgtttttatattttctgaTCATTCTTTACCAGTCACAGACCTGTGTATAAGTAAGATGGGAATGCATGGACGTCTGTCCTCAGTATCGAGTGACAGGACTtgtaaaatttatgatttatcaTCAGGGGAACTACtgttgaatttaatatttgatgAACCACTATCATCTATTTGTCTCGATGTATTAGAACTAAATGTATTTGTTGGCACAATTGaaggtaaaatatataaattttcacTCACTAATCCACCAAGAAACAGAGATGTGTTGATTAATGATATTATGAATGCAGTAGTGTTCTCATCACATACAAAGGCTGTGAATTGCTTATCAGTGTCATTGAATGGAGAAATATTGATGTCGGCTGGTTATGATGAGCAAGTAATTCTGTGGCACATAAAAAGCAGGCAACCAGTTAGAGTTATTAAACATAAAGGTCCTATAACAAATGCATTCTTCTCACTTAATTATGAAAAGATTTATCAGCAGGAATTTTTGCCACAGACTATTATTCATAGCCTTGAAAGAACATTGGAAAAGGATAGTGATGATATGAACGAAATTGAAATTTTGGTGAATAAGAAGATTGAGTTTTGGCCACAATTTGAAGAAGTGTTTGAAAGTCGTACTCAAAATACAGAAACTacaattatacataataatcaCATAAAAAGTCCGGAGTTAGAAGATGAACTGAAAAAGTTAAGGATAATTAACAGTAacttgtataaattatctatagaGAAGGTAATAGCTACTATTCCAGTTGCcaataaatcaaagaaaaaaaagaaaaagaaacattaa